A genome region from Candidatus Binatia bacterium includes the following:
- a CDS encoding DUF5132 domain-containing protein gives MAEEVKDAQDESFTTTVIAGIAVAVLAPELLPGMAIGVGAMLAPKLLPTLGGALRPIVKTAVRAGYATAMKTKELAAVASEQVQDMVAEAVAEQESKERGAAHRSSRPTARRHNAA, from the coding sequence ATGGCCGAAGAAGTCAAAGATGCACAAGATGAGAGTTTCACTACGACGGTGATCGCTGGCATTGCGGTGGCTGTCCTCGCGCCAGAACTCCTACCCGGGATGGCGATCGGGGTGGGAGCGATGTTGGCGCCCAAACTGTTGCCGACCCTCGGCGGTGCGTTACGGCCCATCGTCAAGACCGCGGTGCGCGCTGGCTATGCGACCGCCATGAAGACCAAAGAATTGGCGGCGGTCGCGAGCGAGCAGGTGCAAGACATGGTGGCTGAAGCGGTCGCTGAACAGGAAAGCAAAGAGCGCGGCGCCGCACATCGGTCGTCGCGTCCAACCGCCAGGCGTCACAACGCAGCATAG
- a CDS encoding DUF748 domain-containing protein: MSRKLNLIADNIRNIRSADHVYPSNVHMDGVIFDSGKLRVDGQANFLAAPSAAIDADITLDQVQLDYFKPMLARMNLWITDGALWADGHVEYAPQVENFHLKNLTLRAVQLDYVHSAQTAAVRWPPRLRFRDARPTPKPARGRSSLA; this comes from the coding sequence TTGAGCCGTAAGCTGAACCTGATCGCCGACAACATCCGCAACATCCGCTCGGCGGATCATGTGTACCCTTCCAACGTGCACATGGATGGCGTCATCTTCGACTCCGGGAAGCTCCGCGTCGATGGACAGGCGAACTTCCTCGCGGCGCCGTCAGCCGCCATCGACGCAGACATCACGCTCGATCAGGTGCAGCTCGACTATTTCAAGCCGATGCTGGCGCGGATGAACCTATGGATCACCGATGGCGCCCTGTGGGCGGATGGCCATGTCGAATACGCCCCGCAGGTCGAGAACTTCCACTTGAAGAACCTGACGCTCCGCGCCGTGCAACTCGACTACGTTCACAGTGCGCAAACCGCCGCGGTGAGGTGGCCACCACGGTTGAGATTTCGGGACGCGCGTCCGACCCCGAAACCAGCACGGGGGCGCTCGTCGTTGGCTTGA
- a CDS encoding divalent metal cation transporter translates to MRTTKQRPRRDTASVPARVEQFFADLGPGLVTGAADDDPSGISTYSVTGAAFGYAPLWIALFSFPLMVSVQLMCARLGMVTGKGLAGVVRPGTRARCCGVPARC, encoded by the coding sequence ATGAGGACGACCAAGCAGCGTCCGCGGCGTGACACGGCCAGCGTCCCGGCACGGGTGGAACAATTCTTTGCCGACCTTGGCCCTGGGCTCGTCACTGGCGCGGCGGACGACGACCCGTCCGGTATCTCCACGTATTCGGTCACCGGCGCAGCCTTTGGCTATGCGCCCCTGTGGATCGCGCTGTTTTCCTTTCCGCTCATGGTGTCCGTGCAACTGATGTGTGCACGGCTGGGGATGGTGACGGGCAAAGGCCTCGCGGGAGTGGTGCGCCCCGGTACTCGCGCTCGGTGTTGCGGGGTGCCTGCTCGCTGCTGA
- a CDS encoding Spy/CpxP family protein refolding chaperone: MFLNTHPAARRVAVATLFATIVFASPFLSVSGNLAQAAAKTKPAPADRVEARIKTMHSSLQITAAQETLWNNFAQVMRENAKAMADRRQEAAQNAQSRSAVDELKSYAAVIDAHADELRKLIPTFQALYDSMSDAQKKTADGVFRSRMNAAKRRHK; encoded by the coding sequence ATGTTTCTGAATACGCATCCGGCGGCACGCAGAGTTGCAGTGGCGACGCTGTTCGCTACCATCGTCTTCGCCAGCCCTTTCCTTTCGGTCTCGGGCAATCTCGCCCAGGCGGCGGCGAAAACCAAACCCGCTCCGGCCGACCGCGTCGAGGCGCGCATCAAGACGATGCACAGCAGCCTCCAGATCACGGCGGCTCAGGAGACCCTATGGAACAATTTCGCCCAGGTGATGCGCGAGAACGCAAAGGCGATGGCAGATCGTCGCCAGGAGGCGGCTCAGAACGCACAATCGAGGAGCGCCGTCGACGAGCTCAAATCCTATGCGGCGGTGATCGATGCGCATGCCGACGAACTCCGTAAATTGATTCCGACCTTCCAAGCTCTCTACGACAGTATGTCGGACGCTCAAAAGAAGACTGCCGATGGAGTATTCCGAAGCCGCATGAACGCTGCGAAGCGAAGGCACAAGTGA
- a CDS encoding FAD-dependent oxidoreductase: MNEPKKELSGPDLAKGIALSTVADGAMLLGHAHGEAVLLARRGAELFAVGALCTHYGAPLADGLLVGDTVRCPWHHACFSLRTGEALRAPALDRVSCWRVEQRDGSAYVREKLESAAKQSPPAKAGMPGSIVIVGGGAAGNAAAEMLRREGYSGRITMLSADTTVPCDRPNLSKGYLAGTAPEELTVLRSPEFYREHGIELKLGARVATIDTASRHVQLVDGTRYAYDALLLATGAEPVRLEVPGRDLPHVHYLRTLGDSRALVAKALVSQRAVVIGSSFIGLEVAASLRARNIEVHVVAPETVPMEKILGTDVGQFIRKLHEEHGVTFHLGTTVASIYERSVTLENGESLQADLVVAGIGVRPVVALAEQAGLAIDRGITVDEYLETSVPGIFAAGDIARWPDRLTGERIRVEHWVVAERQGHTAARNMLGRRERFDAVPFFWTEQYDFSLAYVGHAERWDKAEIDGQLDGRDCTITYRSGGRKLAVAVIQRDIEGLRAEVELERITGGQPS, from the coding sequence ATGAACGAACCCAAGAAGGAACTCAGCGGACCTGATCTCGCCAAGGGAATCGCGCTCTCGACAGTCGCCGACGGCGCCATGCTGCTCGGCCACGCGCACGGCGAAGCGGTGCTGCTGGCGCGGCGCGGGGCCGAACTGTTCGCGGTCGGTGCCCTCTGCACGCACTATGGCGCCCCGCTTGCCGACGGGCTGCTGGTGGGCGATACGGTGCGTTGCCCCTGGCATCATGCCTGTTTCAGCCTGCGTACCGGCGAGGCCCTGCGCGCGCCGGCGCTGGATCGGGTCTCCTGCTGGCGCGTCGAGCAGCGGGATGGCAGCGCGTATGTAAGAGAAAAACTCGAGAGTGCAGCGAAGCAATCACCCCCGGCAAAGGCCGGCATGCCGGGATCAATCGTAATCGTGGGTGGTGGCGCAGCGGGCAACGCCGCTGCGGAAATGCTCCGGCGGGAGGGCTACTCCGGTCGCATTACCATGCTGAGCGCAGACACGACGGTGCCCTGTGATCGCCCCAATCTTTCGAAGGGCTATCTCGCGGGCACTGCGCCCGAGGAGCTCACTGTCCTCCGATCACCGGAATTTTATCGAGAGCACGGCATCGAGTTGAAGCTGGGCGCTCGCGTCGCCACCATCGACACCGCGAGCCGGCACGTGCAGCTCGTGGACGGCACCCGCTATGCCTATGATGCGCTGCTGCTCGCCACCGGCGCCGAGCCGGTGCGGCTTGAGGTCCCTGGCAGGGATCTGCCGCACGTACACTATCTGCGCACGCTCGGTGACAGCCGCGCGCTTGTCGCCAAGGCGCTGGTATCGCAGCGGGCCGTGGTGATTGGCTCGAGCTTCATCGGACTCGAGGTGGCGGCGTCACTTCGAGCTCGGAATATCGAAGTGCATGTGGTCGCGCCGGAAACCGTTCCCATGGAGAAAATTCTGGGAACGGACGTCGGACAGTTCATCCGCAAGCTCCACGAGGAACACGGAGTGACATTTCATCTCGGCACGACAGTCGCCTCGATATACGAGCGCAGCGTCACGTTGGAGAACGGAGAAAGTCTCCAAGCCGACCTCGTCGTCGCCGGCATCGGCGTGCGGCCGGTCGTCGCATTGGCGGAACAGGCAGGCCTCGCCATCGATCGCGGCATCACGGTGGACGAGTATCTTGAGACCAGCGTCCCGGGCATCTTCGCTGCCGGCGACATTGCGCGCTGGCCGGACCGGCTCACCGGCGAGCGCATTCGCGTCGAGCACTGGGTGGTGGCCGAGCGCCAGGGGCACACCGCGGCGCGCAACATGCTTGGACGGCGGGAGCGGTTTGACGCCGTGCCGTTCTTCTGGACCGAGCAGTACGATTTCAGCCTCGCGTATGTCGGTCACGCCGAGCGCTGGGACAAGGCCGAGATCGACGGGCAGCTTGACGGGC